One segment of Clostridium botulinum DNA contains the following:
- the rpsT gene encoding 30S ribosomal protein S20, with amino-acid sequence MANIKSAKKRIKVTETKTLNNRMVKSALKTVIKKFEAAVAGNNVEEAKTAFVAVTKSLDVAASKGVVHKNMAARKKSRLAAKLNAMA; translated from the coding sequence ATGGCAAACATAAAATCAGCAAAAAAGAGAATTAAAGTTACTGAAACTAAAACTTTAAACAATAGAATGGTTAAATCAGCGTTAAAAACTGTAATTAAAAAGTTTGAAGCTGCTGTAGCTGGTAACAATGTTGAAGAAGCTAAAACTGCTTTCGTAGCAGTAACTAAGTCTTTAGATGTGGCTGCTTCAAAAGGTGTTGTTCACAAAAACATGGCTGCAAGAAAGAAATCTAGATTAGCTGCGAAATTAAACGCTATGGCGTAA
- a CDS encoding ComEC/Rec2 family competence protein, with product MNTKRIEEVANPMVYIFITLILSSITFGLFSDFKKLAIFIVSFFFICVFYYCGISFTFVISLIFVMGLFMNFSYYNINFNADAQVRILKNNSYETIGYYNGKKIIIENFKDKLTQGDKFNVKGTFKNNPIKEKGIVGSLFINNIKKSDDDFISNLYHIKNKVYKMLEENLGKRKAGLISSIAFGYSECLDDEDKEYMKSFGIIHAISVSGLHVAIVYSVLRRFLGVKIGLIATIIYVLFTGSNYSSIRAFLMLSTLELSYLLKRNNNSISALSISGIILLLMRPYAVFEVSFHLSYLATLGIILCNKKLNYKFYKLPKILRNTLSISLSAQIFTFPYLILVFKDFSINFILGNLFLMPFINLIVICGNILPITYVIPSLFDFCSYINLIILKWFDWTVDKLDYYSLPIISGNEYIAVFYMSILISLYFIKNNQYKFIYLPFLFIVVITIEMYSPLPKIQYYNEGAFLLTYKGDRVLITNKNNIDIKKLKDITFSKKVYRENGIINIDNKVKIKQYKNNCILKVDEKNYILKTNNKKVNSKDCDIINFSDNNINKIILFRGKVLF from the coding sequence TTGAACACAAAAAGAATTGAAGAAGTAGCTAATCCAATGGTATATATTTTTATAACTCTAATATTGAGTTCAATTACTTTTGGATTATTTTCTGATTTTAAGAAGCTTGCAATTTTTATTGTGAGCTTCTTTTTTATATGTGTTTTTTATTATTGTGGAATTAGTTTTACATTTGTAATTAGTTTAATTTTTGTAATGGGATTATTCATGAATTTTTCATATTACAATATTAATTTTAATGCAGATGCACAAGTAAGAATATTAAAAAATAATTCATATGAAACAATAGGATATTATAATGGAAAAAAAATTATAATAGAAAATTTTAAAGATAAGTTAACTCAAGGTGATAAATTTAATGTAAAAGGAACATTTAAAAATAATCCTATTAAAGAAAAGGGGATAGTAGGAAGTCTTTTTATAAATAATATAAAAAAAAGCGATGATGATTTTATAAGTAACCTGTATCATATTAAAAATAAAGTATATAAGATGCTAGAAGAAAACCTTGGAAAGAGAAAGGCAGGGCTTATTTCATCTATTGCATTTGGCTATTCAGAGTGTCTAGATGATGAAGATAAGGAGTATATGAAAAGTTTTGGAATAATACATGCAATTAGTGTTTCAGGATTACATGTGGCTATAGTATATAGTGTTTTAAGGCGTTTTTTAGGAGTTAAGATAGGTCTAATAGCTACAATAATATATGTTTTATTTACTGGTAGTAATTATTCAAGTATTAGGGCATTTTTAATGCTAAGTACACTAGAACTAAGTTACTTATTGAAACGAAATAATAATTCTATCTCAGCATTAAGCATATCTGGAATAATACTTTTACTTATGAGACCCTATGCTGTTTTTGAAGTTTCATTTCACTTATCATATTTAGCAACACTAGGAATAATTTTGTGCAATAAGAAACTTAATTATAAGTTTTATAAATTGCCTAAAATTTTAAGAAATACTTTAAGTATTAGTTTATCAGCTCAAATTTTTACTTTCCCATATTTAATTTTAGTGTTCAAAGATTTTTCTATTAATTTTATATTAGGAAATTTATTTTTAATGCCCTTTATTAATTTAATAGTTATATGTGGTAATATTTTACCTATCACATATGTTATACCTAGTTTATTTGATTTTTGCAGTTATATAAATTTGATTATATTAAAATGGTTTGATTGGACAGTAGATAAATTAGATTATTATTCATTACCTATAATCAGCGGCAATGAGTATATAGCTGTATTTTATATGAGTATATTAATAAGTCTGTATTTTATAAAAAATAATCAATATAAATTTATTTATTTGCCTTTTTTGTTTATAGTGGTAATCACTATTGAAATGTATAGTCCTTTACCCAAAATACAATATTATAATGAAGGAGCCTTTTTACTTACTTATAAAGGTGATAGAGTGCTTATAACAAATAAAAATAATATAGATATAAAAAAATTAAAAGATATAACTTTTTCTAAAAAAGTATATAGAGAAAATGGAATTATCAATATAGATAATAAGGTTAAAATAAAACAATATAAAAACAATTGTATATTGAAAGTTGATGAGAAAAATTATATTCTAAAAACGAATAATAAAAAAGTTAATTCTAAGGATTGTGATATAATAAATTTTAGCGATAATAATATAAATAAAATTATATTATTTAGAGGTAAAGTGCTATTTTAG
- the holA gene encoding DNA polymerase III subunit delta, translating into MINYEVFERDIEKGNIKNSYIFCGLDEELIKDSIDSILKKTIGNDKDNLNLIRIDGMKTNYDEIMNACETFPMMSDKKVVIVYRANFLKDKSDEASNKIYKSILKYASDMPPYTILVMYYLFNDKREKPNKNKRLNSLDKLIPVVHCDKLRRDSYIKKINDLFKLNKKNIGRIEVMYFAEKVQNNFDIIKREIDKLISYTNGREITKKDIDMLISSSGEDDVFDLVELIAQRKIERAMDVMKEILYKSDQHMLIISNIQRHFIKLYDIKTGLRQGKKISTFMSELKLPQFVCEKLAAQSSKFTEKQLSELVKLCVNTENNLKSSGLDKTMEMELLLINTLTVKR; encoded by the coding sequence TTGATTAATTATGAAGTTTTTGAAAGAGACATTGAAAAAGGAAATATAAAAAATTCATATATATTTTGTGGATTAGATGAAGAACTTATAAAAGATTCAATAGATTCAATACTTAAAAAAACAATAGGGAATGATAAAGATAATCTTAACTTAATAAGAATAGATGGAATGAAAACAAATTATGATGAAATTATGAATGCATGTGAAACTTTTCCGATGATGAGTGATAAAAAAGTTGTCATTGTATACAGAGCTAATTTCTTAAAAGATAAAAGTGATGAAGCATCAAATAAGATTTATAAAAGTATATTAAAATATGCTTCAGATATGCCGCCATACACTATTTTAGTAATGTACTACTTGTTTAATGATAAGAGAGAAAAACCTAATAAAAATAAAAGATTAAATTCATTAGATAAATTAATACCAGTTGTGCATTGTGATAAATTAAGAAGAGATTCTTATATTAAGAAAATAAATGATTTATTTAAACTGAATAAAAAGAATATAGGCAGAATAGAGGTCATGTATTTTGCAGAAAAGGTTCAAAATAATTTTGATATAATAAAAAGGGAAATTGATAAATTAATTTCATATACAAATGGAAGAGAAATAACTAAAAAGGATATAGATATGTTAATATCTTCATCTGGGGAAGACGACGTATTTGATTTAGTTGAGTTAATAGCACAAAGAAAAATAGAACGTGCCATGGATGTAATGAAAGAAATATTATATAAATCAGATCAACATATGTTGATAATAAGTAATATTCAAAGACATTTTATTAAACTGTATGATATAAAAACTGGATTAAGACAAGGTAAAAAGATAAGTACTTTTATGAGTGAGTTAAAATTACCACAGTTTGTTTGTGAGAAATTAGCTGCACAAAGCAGTAAATTTACAGAAAAACAATTAAGTGAACTCGTTAAATTATGTGTTAATACAGAAAACAATTTAAAATCTAGTGGATTAGATAAGACTATGGAAATGGAATTATTACTTATTAATACTTTAACAGTAAAAAGATAA
- the gpr gene encoding GPR endopeptidase encodes MDVRTDLAIESREMYIKKHNREIDGVISEEEKEGDIKFTTVKIENEDGAIKMGKPVGNYITIDIPEFTVYDGGIMDDVSKVLGKILKRLINLEKKQTALVVGLGNWQVTPDALGPKVVEKIMVTRHLQVVMPEAIDDSVRPVCAIAPGVLGITGIETGEIIKSLVDKVKPDVVVCIDALASRRIERVNRTIQISDTGISPGAGVGNNRKEISEKTLGVKVIAVGVPTVVDAATIASDSIDLVIDELISKSSSGKEFYNMLKDIDKSEKKLLIKEVLSANVGELIVAPKEVDMIIEALSKIISNGVNVGLQPDMEMEDINKFLN; translated from the coding sequence ATGGATGTTAGAACAGATTTGGCAATTGAATCAAGGGAAATGTATATAAAGAAACATAATAGAGAGATAGATGGTGTTATTTCAGAAGAGGAAAAGGAAGGGGATATAAAATTTACCACAGTAAAGATTGAGAATGAGGATGGAGCTATAAAAATGGGTAAACCTGTTGGAAATTATATAACAATAGATATACCTGAGTTTACAGTCTATGATGGAGGAATAATGGATGATGTTTCTAAAGTTTTAGGCAAGATATTAAAAAGGCTTATTAATTTAGAGAAAAAGCAAACAGCGTTAGTAGTTGGACTTGGAAATTGGCAAGTAACACCAGATGCATTGGGTCCTAAAGTGGTAGAAAAAATAATGGTGACTAGACATTTACAAGTTGTTATGCCTGAAGCTATTGATGATTCTGTAAGACCTGTATGTGCTATAGCACCGGGTGTTTTAGGTATAACAGGAATTGAAACAGGAGAAATTATAAAATCATTAGTAGATAAAGTTAAACCAGATGTAGTAGTTTGTATAGATGCATTAGCTTCAAGACGTATAGAAAGAGTTAATAGAACAATTCAAATTTCAGATACTGGAATATCTCCAGGTGCAGGTGTTGGAAACAATAGAAAAGAAATTAGTGAAAAAACTTTAGGAGTAAAAGTGATTGCAGTAGGAGTGCCAACAGTTGTTGATGCAGCTACAATTGCTAGTGATTCAATAGATTTAGTTATAGATGAATTAATAAGTAAATCTTCATCAGGAAAAGAATTTTATAATATGTTAAAAGATATTGATAAATCAGAAAAGAAACTTCTTATAAAAGAGGTTTTATCTGCGAATGTTGGTGAATTAATAGTAGCACCAAAAGAGGTAGATATGATAATAGAAGCATTATCTAAAATTATATCTAATGGAGTAAATGTAGGACTTCAACCTGATATGGAAATGGAAGATATAAACAAGTTTTTGAACTAG